CGGCGTCGTCGAGGCCGAAGGTCGGCAGGGCCTCTCCCGGGAGCGGATGGTCGGCCGCGATCGCGACGACGTTCGGGACGAAGCCCGCGAGCGGCCTCGTCTCGCGGGCGCCGAGCCGCCGCACCTCGATCTTCATGTGGTCGTCCAGCTTGTAGCCCTCGACGAGGACGATGTCGCAGGGGGCGAGCCTGGCGATCACCTCGTCGAGCGTCGGCTCGGCGGCGCCGTCGAGTTCGTGCATCAGCGCCCAGCGCCGGCCCGATACGATCGCCACCTCGCTCGCGCCCGCGGCACGATGCCGGAAGGAGTCCGTCCCGGCGTGATCGATGTCGAAGTCGTGGTGCGCGTGCTTGACGGTGGCGACCCGCTTCCCGCGGCGACGGAATTCGGCGACGAGCCGCTCCGTGAGCGTCGTCTTGCCGGAGTTCTTCCAGCCGGTGATGCCGAAAATGCGCTTCTGCATGGCCACTGCTTTCTTCTGCGCCGGTTGCCGCGTGCCGGGTTCTGCACCGGAACACTGCAGGATGCGCCTATCATCGCGAGGGGCGGCCCGAAAGCCTTTCGGTCCAGCCTTCGCCGCCTCAGGGCGAGGAGCGCCCGCCGGAGCCACCGGACGGACCGGCGATCCGTTCGATGCGCATGCCGTAGAGCGTGGCGCAGATCGCCAGCGACGACGATGCGATCATGACGGCGAAGAGCGGGTAGGGGCCGCTTGTCGGGGAAAGCAGCGCGCCGGCGAGGATCGACAGCAGAGCGCCGCCGCCCATCTGGATGGCGCCGCCGAGCCCCGACGCCGAGCCGGCGAGCTTCGGGCGCACGCTGACGATGCCGGCATAGGCGGTGGGCAGCGACATGCCGTTGCCGATGCCGACCAGTCCCGTCGGCAGGAACAGGCTGACGGGGTGGTCGAAGCCGAGCGCGAAGAGCGCCACCCCGATGAATCCCCCGGCCGTCGCGGCCACGTTGCCGGCGATCATCAGCGTGTTGCGGCCGATGCGCGTCGAGAACCGTGCGGTCATGTAGTTTCCCGCCATGTAGCCGATCGAAACGAGGACGAAATAGAAGCCGTAGGCGGACGGCCCGATGCCGAGCATCGCGCTCGCCACGTAGGGGCCCCCGCCGAGAAAGGCGAAGAAGGCGCCGGCGGTGAAGGCGGCGGTGAGCGTGTAGGACCAGAAGCGGCGCGAGCCGACGAGTTCGGGATAGACCCGGAACTGCGCCCCGATGCTCCGGGTCGGCGACTGGTTGGTCTCGTTGAGATCGAGCCAGACCACGAGGACCGCGACCACGCCGTAGACGAGGGTCAGGATGAAGGTCGCCCGCCAGCCGTAATACTCGTCGAGGACGCCGCCGAAGGCGGGCGCGATCATCGGCACGAGCGCCATGCCCATGGTGATGTAGCCGATGCGGCTCGCCGCCTCGTCGCTGTCGACCGTGTCGCGCACGACCGCCCGCGAGATCACCATGCCGCCGGCCGCGAAGGCCTGGAAGAAGCGCAGCACCAGAAGCGTCTCGATCGTCTGCACGAACACGGCGAGCAGGCTGCTGGCGACGAAGATGGCGAGGCAGGCCAGCAGCACGGGACGGCGCCCCAGCCGATCGGAGGCCGGGCCGATGAAGAGCTGCAGCCCCGCTGTCGCGAACAGGTAGATCGACACCATCAGCTGGACCACTGCATAGTCGGTGTCCAGGTCGCGGGCGATGGACGGCAGCGACGGCAGGAAGACGTTCATGGCGAGCGCGCTCGACGCGGTCGCGATCACCAGCGTCAGGATGTGCGGCGAGCGCGGACGCGCTGGCTTTCCGGCGGCATCTCGGGACGTCGTCATCGTGCCGCTCTCACAATCCGTCCGGCGCCATGCCCGGCGCGGTGCTGCTGGTGACCGGGCGGGTTCGGCCGACGATCTGCTCCCGGTAGAGCGTGTACAGTCCGGACCCGATGACGACGAAGGCCCCGACGGTCATGGCCGTGTCCGGCACGTTGCCGAAGACGAGATAGCCGAGCAGGATCGCCCAAAGAAGCGCCGTGTAGCGGAACGGCGCGATGTAGGAGATGTCGCCGGTCCGCATCGACATGATGATGAACTGGTAGCCGATCACCACGAGCACGGCCGCACCGAGGAGAAGCAGCGCATGGTCTGCGCCCACGGGTTGCCAGCCGCCATAGGGAACGATCAGCGCGCCGCCCACCACCGTCACCGCGCCAGCCGTGACCGTGGTGATGAAGAGCGAAGGAATCTCGGCGCTGACCCGCTTGGTCGCCAGGTCTCGCACCACGCAGAAGAACACGCAGCCGAGCGCGTAGAGCGAATAGGCGTCGAAGCCGTCGAGTCCCGGCCTGACGATGATCATGACCCCGCCGAACCCGGCGGCGATCGCGAGCCAGCGGCGCCAGCCGACGGGTTCGGAGAAGAACAGTGCGGCGCCCATCGTCACGCCGAGCGGCAGCGCCTGCAGGATGGCCGAGACGTTGGCGAGCGGCAGATGTGCGAGCGCCGTCAGGAAGCAGAGCGTCGCCAGCACCTCGCCGCCGACCCGCAGCACGATCATCAGGTCGAGCGCGCCCGCCGGCAGCTTCAGCGCGCCGCGGTGCCACGCGATGGCACCCACCAGAAGCGTGGCGAAGCCGCCGCGGATGAACATGATCTGCGCCATCGTCAGCGCCTCGCCGACGAATTTGGAGATGGCGTCGTTCATGGTGAAGCCGGCCATCGAGACGGCCATGAACAGCGCACCGCGGAGATTGTTGGAAAGGGCCAAGGCGGATCCGGTTGTTTTTCGACCGGATGTAGCACCGAAACCGGCCGAGGCAACGCGAAACCGCTGGGCCAGTTGCGCAGGACGCGGCGCCTGGCGGTCCCGCGGCGCAAGATCAGGACATCGTGCGCCGGCGCCGTCAGCCGCCCGTGACGCTCATGTGGCGCGAGACGGACGGACGGTTGGTGCGCCGGTCGATGACGAAGTCGTGCCCCTTCGGTTTGCGGCCGATCGCTTCGTCTATGGCCTGCGACAAGAGGTCGTTTCCTTCCGAGGCCCGCAGCGGCGCGCGCAGGTCGGCCGCGTCCTCCTGGCCAAGGCACATGTAGAGGGTGCCCGTGCAGGTCAGCCGCACGCGGTTGCAGCTCTCGCAGAAATTATGCGTCATCGGCGTGATGAAGCCGAGCCGTCCGCCGGTCTCGGCCACCTCGACGTAGCGCGCCGGCCCGCCGGTGCGATAGGGGATTTCGGTCAGCGTGAACTGGCGCTCGAGCTGGGACCTGAGCAGTGACAGCGGCATGTACTGGTCGGTCCGGTCGGCATCGATCTCGCCCATCGGCATGGTCTCGATGACGGTCAGATCCATGCCGCGCCCGTTGGCCCAGCGCAGCAGGTCCGGAATCTCCTGGTCGTTGAAGCCCTTCAGCGCCACCGCGTTGATCTTGACGGCAATGCCGGCGGCCTGCGCGGCGTCGAGGCCCGCCATGACCCGCGACAGCTCGCCCCAGCGCGTGATGGTCTTGAACTTGTCCGGATCGAGCGTGTCGAGCGAGACGTTGATCCGCCGCACGCCGCAATCGGCGAGTTCGTCCGCGAAGCGGGCCAGCTGCGAGCCGTTCGTGGTCAGCGTCAGTTCCTTCAGCGCCCCGCTTCTGAGATGGCGCGAAAGCTGGCGCACGAGGTGCATCACGTTCTTGCGCACCAGCGGCTCGCCGCCGGTCAGCCGCAGCTTGCGCACGCCCTTTTCGACGAAGGCGGTGCAGAGCCGGTCCAGTTCCTCCAGCGACAGCAGGTCCTTCTTCGGCAGGAAGGTCATGTCCTCGGCCATGCAGTAGGTGCAGCGGAAGTCGCAGCGGTCGGTGACGGACACGCGCAGATACTCGATCGACCGGCCGAAGGGGTCGATCATCTGCGTCCCGTCCGGCATCTGCTCCGAGAAAGTCATCGCGCTCTTCCTTCTGCGCACCGTCTGGCCGCGGCGCTTGCGGGCCGAATGTCGTGCCCGTGACCGGCATCGTCAAGGCAATGGGGCGAAACTAGCACCGTCGCTATAGTCGCGGCAACATATCGCCGCTAGAATGGACCGCTTCACATCCGACGCAGGACACCTTGCATGACCGCCCCCACCGAACTGCGCGTGTCGAAGGACCGCCGGCTTCTCACCGTCACCTTCGCCGGACGCGATCCGATCGCGCTCGACGCCGAGTATCTGCGGATAACGTCGCCCTCGGCCGAGGTGCAGGGCCATTCGCCCGAGCAGCGCGTGACGGTGCCGGGCAAGCGGAACGTCGCGATCCTCAAGATGGAGCCGGTCGGCAACTACGCGGTGCGGATAACCTTCGACGACCGGCACGACACCGGCATCTTCACCTGGGCCTATCTGTGCCAGCTCGGAGACGAGCGCGAGACGCGCTGGGCAGCCTATCTGGCGGAACTCGACGCCCAGGGGCTGAGCCGGGACCGGTGACGGCGAGGCTCCCGTCCGGTGTCGATCGGGGCTTGATCGCCGCCGGCATTCGCGCTGTCATCTGCCGGACGCACGGCTCCGCCCGGCTGCGCCGACTCAACGTTTCAGCGGAGACCGCGCCATGACCACCCTGACCAGCGTCTCCGAACTCGAGGCGCTGTACGGCCTTCCGGGCGAGACGTCGCTCGTCAAGGAACTCGACCATCTGATACCCGAATACGAGACGCTGATCGCGGCCTCGCCCTTCGTCGCGCTCGCCACTGCAGGCCCCGAAGGGCTCGACTGCTCGCCGCGCGGCGACGTACCGGGCTTCGTGCGGGTGCGCGACGACCGCACGCTGCTGTTGCCGGACCGGCGGGGCAACAACCGCGCCGATTCGCTGAAGAACGTGCTGCGCGATGACCGCGTCGGCCTGCTGTTCCTCATCCCGGGATCCGGGACGACGCTCAGGGTCAACGGCCGCGCCACCATTTCGGTCGAACCGGATCTCTGCGCCTCCTTCGCCATGGAGGGCCGGCCGGCCCGCTCGGTGCTGGTGATCGCGATCGAGGCGGTCTACTTCCAGTGCGCCCGCGCCATCGTCCGCTCCGAACTGTGGAACCCCGACCGGCAGGTCGACCCGAAGAGCCTGCCGACGCCGGGCCGGATCCTCGAGACCACGAGCCGCCGCGGCATCGACGGCGAGGCCTACGACGCCGAGTGGCCGTCGCGGGCGAAGGCGACGATGTGGTGAGGCGGGCGGCGGCCTGCGTCATGGCATGAGGACGATCCTCCTCGACGTGGCTCAACCGAATTGAACTGACAGGGCAGGGAGCCTGACCTATAGACCGGCCTTCCCGAGGAGGTCCGGTTGTCCGTCGCCCCATTCGCCCGCAGGGCTTTCGCATCGCAATTCTGGCGCGGCACGCGTAGGGGCATTCCGGTCATCGTGGCATCCGCGCCCTTCGGCGTGCTGTTCGGCGCGCTGGCGGTGCAGAACGGCTTCACCGTCGGCGAAGCCGTGATGATGAGCGCCACCGTGTTCGCCGGCGCCAGCCAGATGGTCGGCATCGAACTGTTCGGCAAGGCGATCCCCGCCTGGATGATCGTGCTTTCGGTCTTCGCCGTGAACTTCCGCCATGTCCTCTATTCGGCCTCCTTCGGCCGTCGCACCGGCCACTGGTCCGCCTGGCAGCGGGCACTCGGCTTCTTCTTCCTTGCCGATCCGCAATATGCCGAGACCGAGCGCATGGCCGAAGCCGGCGAGACGATCGGCTTTGCCTGGTATCTCGGCATCGGACTGCCGATGTACCTGGTCTGGGTGCTCGACGCCTGGCTCGGCGCGCTGTTCGGGCGGCTGATCCCCGATACCCACGCGCTCGGGCTCGACTTCCTGCTGCCGATCTACTTCGTCGGACTGCTGATGGGCTTCCGCAAGCGGCCGCTCTGGCTGCCTGTGGTCATCGCCAGCGGCGCGGCCGCCATGGTCGCCCACGTCTACGTCGGATCCCCCTGGCACGTCTCGATCGGCGCGCTCGCCGGTGTCCTGCTCGCCGCCGCCATGCCCGTCGGCGAGGAGGCTCGCACCGCCTACGCCGCGGAGCGCGAGGGAACGGGAGGCCGGTCATGAGCGAGATCGGCTGGATCGTGCTTGCCGCCGCCGTGATGACCTACCTCACGCGCGCCGGCGGGCACCTCGTCCTGTCGCGGTTCCGGCGGATCCACCCGCGCGTCGAGGCCGGGCTGAACGCGGTGCCGGCCGCCGTCTTCACCACGCTGGTGGCGCCGGCCGCCATGAACGCCACTCCGGCCGAAGCGCTGGCGCTCGTCGTTGCGGCCCTGCTCGGCCTCCGCGGCGGCATGTTCTCCGTCTTTCTGGGCGGCGGGCTGGTCCTGATCGCCGGCCGCTATCTGCTCGGCTGACGGCCGTCCGTCAGCCGCCGGCCCGCGCGAGCAGCCGTTCCGCGCGCCTGAGATGCGGCCGGTCATACATGCGGCCGTCGATCCCCACCACGCCGACGTCGCCGGCCCCCGCGAAGGCGGCCGCGACCGCACGCGCCTCGGCGATCGCCTCGGGGGAGGGCGTGAAGGCCTCGTTGATCACCGGCACCTGCGCCGGATGGATCGCCATCTTGCCCGTGAACCCATCGCGCTCGGCCTCCAGGCATTCGCGTCGCAGCGCCTCCATGTCGCGGAAGTCGACGAACACCGTGTCGACCGCCGCGGTCTCTGCCTTCGCAGCGGCAAGGACGGTCATGGCGCGGGCGAGGCGGAAGACGTCGGTGTAGCGGCCGGCCGCGTCGCGCGCGGCGCGGGCGCCGATGTCGGCCGACAGGTCTTCGGCGCCCCAGGTGACGCCGGCGAGCCGGGGGAGGGCGGCGGAGTAGCTGCCGGCGGCAAGGAGGCCGGTGGCCGTCTCGGTGATGATCGGCAGGATGCGGATCGCCCCGTCCTCGAGCCCGGCCTCGGCCTCGTTCACCCTGAGCTTCGCCGACAGGCGCTCGACGTCGGCGCCGCCGGACGCCTTGGGCAGCATGATGCCGTGCGGCGCGGCCTTCACGACGGCGGCGAGGTCTTCGTCGGTCAGGCCGGTCGAGAAGTCGTTGACGCGGACGTAGAGCAAGGGACCGGCCTTGCCCCCGCGCGCCGCCAGGAACGCCGCGGCCATCTCCCGCGCCGCCGCCTTGCGTGCCGGCGCCACCGAATCCTCCAGGTCGACGATCAGCACGTCGGCACCCGAGGCCAGGCCCTTGTCCAGCTTGCGCTCCGAGTCGCCCGGCACGAACAGCAGCGAGCGCATCAGGCCGGCCTCTTCAGCATCATCGCCTGGCGCACGCAGCGCGCCACCAGCACCCCGTTCTGGTTGAAGGCGCGGTGCTCGAACTCGACCACGCCGCGGTCGGGCTTCGACTTCGATTCGCGCACCGACTTCACTTCCGTCTCCACCCGCACGGTGTCGCCGTGGAAGAGCGGATGCGGGAAGGTGGTGTCGGTCATGCCGAGATTGCCGATGGTGGTGCCGAGCGTCGTGTCGTGCACCGAGATGCCGATCATCAGCCCCAGCGTGAACAGCGAGTTGACCAGCGGCCTGCCCCACTCGCTCTTCGAGGCGAAGTCGAAATCGATGTGCAGCGGCTGCGGATTGAGCGTCATCACCGAGAACAGCATGTTGTCGCTTTCGGTGACCGTCTTGGTCAGCGCGTGCCGGATCACCATGCCCGGCTGGAATTCCTCGAGATAGAGCCCGGCCAACGCAACCTCCCGCCTGATGGACCGGCCGTTGATAGAAGTCCGGACAGGGCACCGCAAGCGCCCGAATGCGCCAGGCGGCGAGGCGGCATGGTTAGCGGCCGGCTAACGGTCATGGTGAACCGTTCGTAAACCAGTTGCCGCTAGGTTCGGGGCAGTAGAAGCGTGCGGGGCGTCATGATAGTCGAGCATTTCATCCGGTGGGTCGCGACGGCAAAGGTGGCGGAGCGGGCCGCCGCGGCCAATGCCCTGGCCCGCGCCTACATCCTCTCCCCGATGGACTTCGAGGATCGCTGTGCGGCAGAGGCCGCGCTCACCATGCTGCTCGATGATCCTTCGCCCAAGGTCCGGCTGGCGATGGCCGAGCCCTTCTCGCTGTCCGCCCGCGCGCCGCAGCAGATCGTGGCCGCGCTCGCCGCCGACCAGCCCGAAGTCGCCGCGCCCGTGCTGGCACTGTCGCCGCTGCTCACCGATCACGATCTGATCGGGCACATGGCCGCGGGCGAGACGGATGCGCAGGTGCTGATCGCCACCCGCACCACGGTTTCGATGGCGCTGGCGGCCGCCATCGCCGAGGTCGCGTCGCCGGCCGCCTGCGCGGCACTGCTCGGCAATGCGGGCGCCGAGATCGCCTCCATCAGTCTTCGCCGCATGGCAGAGCGGCTGGGCCACGACGCGGACGTGCGCGAGGCGCTGATCGCCGACCGGCGCCTGCCTTGCGACATCCGCCACACGCTGCTCCTCAAGGTCGGGGAGGCGCTGCGCGAATCTCCGCTGGTGCGGGCGCTGATGAGCC
The nucleotide sequence above comes from Aquibium microcysteis. Encoded proteins:
- the mobB gene encoding molybdopterin-guanine dinucleotide biosynthesis protein B, translating into MQKRIFGITGWKNSGKTTLTERLVAEFRRRGKRVATVKHAHHDFDIDHAGTDSFRHRAAGASEVAIVSGRRWALMHELDGAAEPTLDEVIARLAPCDIVLVEGYKLDDHMKIEVRRLGARETRPLAGFVPNVVAIAADHPLPGEALPTFGLDDAGAIADFIAATAGLA
- a CDS encoding multidrug effflux MFS transporter; translated protein: MTTSRDAAGKPARPRSPHILTLVIATASSALAMNVFLPSLPSIARDLDTDYAVVQLMVSIYLFATAGLQLFIGPASDRLGRRPVLLACLAIFVASSLLAVFVQTIETLLVLRFFQAFAAGGMVISRAVVRDTVDSDEAASRIGYITMGMALVPMIAPAFGGVLDEYYGWRATFILTLVYGVVAVLVVWLDLNETNQSPTRSIGAQFRVYPELVGSRRFWSYTLTAAFTAGAFFAFLGGGPYVASAMLGIGPSAYGFYFVLVSIGYMAGNYMTARFSTRIGRNTLMIAGNVAATAGGFIGVALFALGFDHPVSLFLPTGLVGIGNGMSLPTAYAGIVSVRPKLAGSASGLGGAIQMGGGALLSILAGALLSPTSGPYPLFAVMIASSSLAICATLYGMRIERIAGPSGGSGGRSSP
- a CDS encoding DMT family transporter, encoding MALSNNLRGALFMAVSMAGFTMNDAISKFVGEALTMAQIMFIRGGFATLLVGAIAWHRGALKLPAGALDLMIVLRVGGEVLATLCFLTALAHLPLANVSAILQALPLGVTMGAALFFSEPVGWRRWLAIAAGFGGVMIIVRPGLDGFDAYSLYALGCVFFCVVRDLATKRVSAEIPSLFITTVTAGAVTVVGGALIVPYGGWQPVGADHALLLLGAAVLVVIGYQFIIMSMRTGDISYIAPFRYTALLWAILLGYLVFGNVPDTAMTVGAFVVIGSGLYTLYREQIVGRTRPVTSSTAPGMAPDGL
- the moaA gene encoding GTP 3',8-cyclase MoaA, with product MTFSEQMPDGTQMIDPFGRSIEYLRVSVTDRCDFRCTYCMAEDMTFLPKKDLLSLEELDRLCTAFVEKGVRKLRLTGGEPLVRKNVMHLVRQLSRHLRSGALKELTLTTNGSQLARFADELADCGVRRINVSLDTLDPDKFKTITRWGELSRVMAGLDAAQAAGIAVKINAVALKGFNDQEIPDLLRWANGRGMDLTVIETMPMGEIDADRTDQYMPLSLLRSQLERQFTLTEIPYRTGGPARYVEVAETGGRLGFITPMTHNFCESCNRVRLTCTGTLYMCLGQEDAADLRAPLRASEGNDLLSQAIDEAIGRKPKGHDFVIDRRTNRPSVSRHMSVTGG
- a CDS encoding gamma-butyrobetaine hydroxylase-like domain-containing protein, whose product is MTAPTELRVSKDRRLLTVTFAGRDPIALDAEYLRITSPSAEVQGHSPEQRVTVPGKRNVAILKMEPVGNYAVRITFDDRHDTGIFTWAYLCQLGDERETRWAAYLAELDAQGLSRDR
- a CDS encoding pyridoxamine 5'-phosphate oxidase family protein, translating into MTTLTSVSELEALYGLPGETSLVKELDHLIPEYETLIAASPFVALATAGPEGLDCSPRGDVPGFVRVRDDRTLLLPDRRGNNRADSLKNVLRDDRVGLLFLIPGSGTTLRVNGRATISVEPDLCASFAMEGRPARSVLVIAIEAVYFQCARAIVRSELWNPDRQVDPKSLPTPGRILETTSRRGIDGEAYDAEWPSRAKATMW
- a CDS encoding AzlC family ABC transporter permease — translated: MSVAPFARRAFASQFWRGTRRGIPVIVASAPFGVLFGALAVQNGFTVGEAVMMSATVFAGASQMVGIELFGKAIPAWMIVLSVFAVNFRHVLYSASFGRRTGHWSAWQRALGFFFLADPQYAETERMAEAGETIGFAWYLGIGLPMYLVWVLDAWLGALFGRLIPDTHALGLDFLLPIYFVGLLMGFRKRPLWLPVVIASGAAAMVAHVYVGSPWHVSIGALAGVLLAAAMPVGEEARTAYAAEREGTGGRS
- a CDS encoding AzlD family protein, which encodes MSEIGWIVLAAAVMTYLTRAGGHLVLSRFRRIHPRVEAGLNAVPAAVFTTLVAPAAMNATPAEALALVVAALLGLRGGMFSVFLGGGLVLIAGRYLLG
- a CDS encoding HpcH/HpaI aldolase/citrate lyase family protein; translation: MRSLLFVPGDSERKLDKGLASGADVLIVDLEDSVAPARKAAAREMAAAFLAARGGKAGPLLYVRVNDFSTGLTDEDLAAVVKAAPHGIMLPKASGGADVERLSAKLRVNEAEAGLEDGAIRILPIITETATGLLAAGSYSAALPRLAGVTWGAEDLSADIGARAARDAAGRYTDVFRLARAMTVLAAAKAETAAVDTVFVDFRDMEALRRECLEAERDGFTGKMAIHPAQVPVINEAFTPSPEAIAEARAVAAAFAGAGDVGVVGIDGRMYDRPHLRRAERLLARAGG
- a CDS encoding MaoC family dehydratase, yielding MAGLYLEEFQPGMVIRHALTKTVTESDNMLFSVMTLNPQPLHIDFDFASKSEWGRPLVNSLFTLGLMIGISVHDTTLGTTIGNLGMTDTTFPHPLFHGDTVRVETEVKSVRESKSKPDRGVVEFEHRAFNQNGVLVARCVRQAMMLKRPA
- a CDS encoding DUF2336 domain-containing protein; the encoded protein is MIVEHFIRWVATAKVAERAAAANALARAYILSPMDFEDRCAAEAALTMLLDDPSPKVRLAMAEPFSLSARAPQQIVAALAADQPEVAAPVLALSPLLTDHDLIGHMAAGETDAQVLIATRTTVSMALAAAIAEVASPAACAALLGNAGAEIASISLRRMAERLGHDADVREALIADRRLPCDIRHTLLLKVGEALRESPLVRALMSRARADRMLREACLKASLTLIEHTGADEHAALVEHLRLRGELTTGFLVRVVAHGRIDFFGAALVALSGLDRTRVRSLLSSGRDVALAALFRQAGLPQAAGRVILRALTVWRDVANGRRVAGTQEVSYLMLRDLEAAVRAGEVADEEGALAALIKSIHLEALRENARGHALAIAAA